The Thermococcus peptonophilus genomic sequence CAGCTCAGGTTTACGTCGGCATCGGTGAGCTCCTTAATCTTCGCACCGAGAACGCGGTTGACGTCAATGCTTGAAAAGTCGTGCTTTCCGCGCCTCTTGGTCTTGACGGCGAAGGTTTCATCTTTGCTTATAAGACTAGCTATCTCATTGGCGGCTTTCACGATCTCTCCAAGCTCTGCATTCGTCTCAACGAGAACGGGGATAACACGCTCCACTTCAGGTATCTCAAGGATTTTTTCCTCCGCGTTCTCATCATTGGTTTCAACTATTACAAGACCCGAATAACCCATGGGAGAAGCCCAGACTTCAGCGTTGGGGAGGGCTTCCCTGATGTAATTCCCCGCAACTGATTCCATGCCCTTCTGGGTCTTGACGAGAAACTTCAAGGTATCACCTCCTCAGACTGTTGTGGAGTGTAGTCTTAATGACCTTAAGGCCCGATCCATTTTGGAAGCGGTTAATATAACGTTTTGCCTTTTGTAGCAATTTGACGAGGTATGGCTAGAAAAGTAGCTAAAAATAGGATATTAGAGAGCCTTCAGGCGGAAGGCTCGGCGAGAACCTTTATCTTCCTGACCTCGGCGCGCTTGATCGGGTATATCTTCCTCGCTTCCTTGGCTATCTCGCTGGCTATCTGACCGTTGACGGACTGGAGAACGAAGTCAGCGAAGTTGAGCTCCTCAGCCTTCTTGTAGATGATGTCCTGGATGATCTTCCTGATTGCCCTCTCCTGGCTGGTCTGAATCCTCCTGTAAGCGATGACCATGCCCATAACGCGGAGCTTGTAGCCGTCCTTGGTGGTGATGTTGAATATTCCATCAACCCTGGTGGTCCTCCTCCTGACGAGGCTCCTTATGTAGCTCCTCGCGAGGGTGTGGCCCTTAAACTTGGTGTAAGCGTTCTGGCCCTTAACGTCGTAGACCTGGAAGTAGAGCTTGACGTGGCCCTTGGTGAAGTCGCCGGTGAGGTCCTTCAGAGTTGTTTCAATAACCCTGCCTATAACCTTCTCAGGGTCGTCAGCGGGAGTGAGGCCTATCTCCTTGCTCCCGAAGAATTCGGGAGCGTAAACAATGTACCACTCTTTCATCTTCCACTTATCCTTAGCCGCAGCGGCCCTCTTCCTTGGGTTACCTCTTGCCATCTTAACACCTCCAGTTCACACCTCTACGCTATCTTCGGCGATTTTGACCGAAAACACAATGTCATCGAGCGCTTTGATGAGGGTGTCAATCTCACCCGAGTATTTAACCTTTGTTATGACGTCTCCATCAACCCATCGGGTTTGCACATTTAAACTTTTCTTTAGTTCCTCCGGCATGCTCTCGTTGTCCACCTGGATTGCTTCAGCTATTGCCCTCGCCTTGGCTTCATCGCCGTAGTGCCAGACGATTTCAACCCTCGCCTTCACTTCCATCCTTTTTCACCTGCCTTCCAAGCGCCTCATTGAAGAGCCTGATGAATTCATCTATCCTGCTCTTCGGGAAGCGTATGCCGGCGGCTATGGCGTGCCCGCCGCCTTCTCCCCCAAGTCTCTCAGCAACCTCTCTCAACGCTTCCCCGAGGTGGTAGCCCTTCTTCAGGGCTTTCTCCGTGGTTCTTGCAGAGCCCTTTACAAGGTTCTCGTCCTCTTCACTGTCAGCCAGAACCACAACCGGTTTCTCTGGGTCAGCAAGGCCGGCGTTGATTGCCATATTAGCCGCTATTCCAACGAGAGTGTCCCGTATGTTCTTGCCAGCGTAGAAGACGTAGGCGTGTTCCCCCTCTTCAGCCATGTTCCAGTTCTGGATTATGAACTTCCTCGCCTCTATCTGCTCTTTCTTGTAGTCATCGAGCATCTTTCTGGCGACTTTGTAGGCTTCCTCGTCGCCCAGGCAGATGGCAACTCCCAGCGTTCCAGCGTTCAGCCTTCCCGTGGCGTTGAGAAGCGTTGCGAACTCCCTCGCCTCATGCCTCACGTCCCCCTCAGGGTAGAGCGGACTTATGACAACATCGCCAATGAGTCTGTCTATTGCTTCTTTCGGTGCTCCGTGCTTTATCATGTGAACAAGAAGAGCCTCGTGGAGCTTTCTCTTCTCTTCCTCCCTCAGCTGCCAGTACTTCATCTCCGGGTCAAAGCCCTTAGCCCTAAGCCATTCTATCGCCTTCCTTTCGTCTCCCGTTATCTCTGGAATCTCAGGATTGGTAGCATAAGCGAGCATCTGGTAGAGCGGCCTGCTCTCCCTTCCAAAGAGCCTGAGCTCTTTCCTGACTTCAAGAATGCCCAGCTCCTTTCCATCTTCTATGATTTCAATGTTGAGCCCGTGGAAGGTCCCGTCTATCTCCTGCATGTCCCCAACGGCACCGACGATTGCTATGTAAGCCATGTCCCTGTTTTTCCTGTTCATCTCTCTTGCTACGAAGTAAGCCACCCCAGAGCCGCTCAAGTCCCTAACGCTGTTCGCCCCAAACGGGACCGGGTTAATGAGGATGTGGGAATCAGTTGAGAACGAGTCCTTTTCTGGTGGGTGGTGGTCGGCAACGACGACGGTGGCAAAGTTCAGCTTTTCTTCGATGAGTTCAATTGAGCCGCTGCCGAGGTCGCTGAAAACGTAGATTTCCCTCTTCTCCCTTGCAAGCTGGTCTATAAGCTCCTCACTCACCTGCTTGACTATGCTGAGCTGGAATGTCCCTCCTTCCCTCGCAACGGCCTTCGCGAGAATAGCACCGGCCGTGATGCCGTCCGCATCCCTGTGGGAGATGAGTCTTATCGTGTGACCTAACTCAATGTGCATTTTGATTAACTCGGCCCCTTCCCTAACGCGCTCCAAAAAAGCCTCCTTATCCACGCGGCATCACCGGAAGAAGAAGGAAAGGGATCAGCGGACCAGGAGTTTGGCCTGCTCTGGGTCGTAGCGCCACTTTGCCGGCAGCTTTCCGGTTCTCCTGTAGTACTTGACGAGCCTCCTGATCTTGCTCTCGATGAGCTGAAGGCCCCTCCTTGAGTGCTTGTCCTTCGGGTGCTGCTCGAGGTGCTTCCTGAGGTTGACGGCCCTCCTGATGAGGAACATGAGGTCCTCAGGGATCTCCGGCGCGAGACCGTTCTCTTCGAGTATCTTGGTTATCTTCTTGCCGGTTATCAGCTTGACGCTCGGGATGCCGTACTGGTCGCGAAGAATCGTACCTATCATGGCCGTGCTATATCCTTCCTTCCTGAGCTTGACAACCAGAGCCTCGACCTCCTCCGCCGTGTACTCAACCCATGCCGGCGGAGCGGTCCTCGGTGGCCTCTTTGAACCAGACTTACCCCTCTTTCTCGCGTGTATCCTCGCCATATCATACACCTCCCGGTGACGGCCAGCTCTCGCCAGCCGCCCCTTCGCTCGGAAATCGGAGCAAGCTTTAAAAAGTTATCCCCGCTAGTTCACAAATTCAACTTATTACTTTTAGATAAAGTTTAAAAACAACGAGTTTAAATAGTCATCATGCGAACCCTGCGAGAGCTGTCTCAGGAGGAGCTTACGGAGGTTCATCGACGAGTTTTGGAGCTCAGAGAACGGGGATTGATCTACTCGCAGATCACAAAGGAAATTTCGAAAGAACTCAACGTTAGGGTTTCCAAAGCTACCGTCCTTCGTTGGTGCAAAGGGACGCATAACACGTTCAATAGAATGAAAAGGATAAACCTCAATTCGTCTCCTGCGCTCGCATATATCGTTGGAGTTTATTTTGGCGATGCGCCCCTGCTTCAGAAGAGCAACCACAGGTACGGGATTAGATTGAAGGTTATCGACAAGGATTTTGCAGAGGCCTTCGCCAAAGCTTTAGGAGAAATCGGCCTGAACCCGTCGGTCGGTTTTGAACGAGAGAAAACGAGGAGCAACCGGTGGTACGTTGAAGCATACGGAAAGGGCCTCTTCACTTTCTTGAAGGGGCCAAAGGAGAGGCTTTTCGATGTGGCGAGGGCTTATCCTAGGGAGTTTTTGAGGGGATTCTTTGATAGCGAGGGAACTGTCGGCTATAGCTCTAATTCTGCTAAATCAAACTTGTTTGTTAGCGCTGCAAACTACGACTTGGATGTTCTTGAACTATGCTCGGAGTTGCTGGATGAGTTGGACATTCACTCCAAGATATACCTTAGGTCACCAAAGGGAACTCCTGTCAAAATACGTGGTAAATGGTATGAATACAAACAAGATTTGTATGAAATCCGTGTTTATCGGAGAAAAAGCGTGTTAAACTACTACCTCCAGGTAGGGTTCACAATCCAGAGAAGGCAACAAAAGCTGGCACAAGCCCTTTATGAGTTGGGACTACTTAATGAACAAACACAAACATCAATATACAAAAATGGCCTGGTAGCGGGGGGAGGATTTGAACCTCCGACCTCCGGGTTATGAGCCCGGCGGGCACTCCTAGCTGCCCCACCCCGCTGCTCGACCCGTTAGTTAGTGAACCGGAGAGGGTTTATAAATTTTGCGGAGGCGGTTTTATAACGTTCTCAGGCCTAATTATATCGGTGGTAGAATGTACCTGACGAAGGAGGAGGAGCTTATTCTGGCCGGAGAGTACGGCTATGCACTGCAGAAGGCAATGGAGATACTCGTGGCTTTGGGAGACATCTACGGTGCAGACAGACTCATACCGATCAAGAGCGCCCAGGTTGCAGGGGTCTCTTACAAAAACATTGGTGATGCTGGAATTGAGTTCCTGAGGGACTTTGTAGAGGCCGGATCAAAGGTCAGCGTTTACACAACTCTCAACCCGGCAGGAATAGGCGACGACGAGTTCATGGAAAAGCAGATGGAAGTCCTTGAGCTTTACAGAAAAATGGGCATCGAGGTCACATCCACCTGCACCCCCTACTACGGCGCAAACCTCCCCAAGTTCGGGGATCATGTAGCCTGGAGCGAAAGCTCCGCCGTCAGCTTTGCAAACTCAATTCTGGGGGCAAGAACTAACCGAGAAGGCGGTCCCTCAAGCCTTGCCGCGGCAATAGTCGGTAAAACTCCAAACTACGGGTTGCATCTTGATGAAAACAGAAAAGCAACTGTGGTGGTGGAAGTTCAGGCCAAGGTGAAGAGTTTTGCCGACTACTCAGCTCTCGGTTACCACCTTGGTAAAACCCTCGGAAACGATGTCCCCTATTTCAAAAACCTGAAGCCAGAGAAGACCGAGTTCCTCAAGGAGCTTGGAGCGGCGATGGCCGCTACCGGCTCGATAGCACTCTACCACGTCGAGGGAGAGACTCCAGAGTACAGGGACGCTATAGCCGACAAGCTGGAGACGATAACCGTCGAGGACTCTGATCTAAAAGCCGTTAGAGAATCCTTCCAGGACGACTGGAGCGAAATAGGCATGATCCTTGTAGGCTGTCCCCACGCTTCCCTACCAGAGGTCAAAGAAATAGCAGAACTCCTGAGAATGCGGGGGAAGCCCCTAAAGATACCCTTGTTTATTACAGCAAGCAGGGCAGTGAAGGCTCTGGCGGATGCCCTTGGCTACACGGAAACAATCGAACGCTACAACGGGAAGATCATACCTGATTCATGCTTCGTCGTCTCTCCGATAAAGGGCTGGTACAGTGGAATAGCCACAAACAGCGGCAAGTCAGCCTTCTACTTCCGCTCCTTCGGCTTCAGCGTGAGGCTTGACGACGTCGAGAACCTGATAAAGGAGGCCCCGTGAGGTGGTTGCGATGAAGCTCAAGGGCAGGAGAATCGTTGGTGGTAAAGCCGAGGGAGAGGTAATAGTCTCCAGGAAGCCCCTCTCCTTCCTCGGCGGCGTTGATCCGGAAACTGGCATTGTCACCGACGCAGAGAGTGACATCAGAGGACAGAGCATAGCAGGTAAGATACTCGTCTTTCCTCGGGGTAAGGGCTCCACCGTTGGCTCCTATGTTATCTATGCCCTCAAGAAGAACAACAGAGCGCCGAGAGCGATAATCGTCGAAGAAGCCGAGACCATAGTCGCAACGGGTGCAATAATTGCAGGCATACCGATGGTTGACGACGTTGACGTCTCGAAGCTCAGGCCAGGGATGAAAGTCCGTGTCGATGCCGACAGCGGCGAGGTCGAAATCCTTGAGGATAAGGAGTAGGTTTTTAACTCTTCCCTCAATTTTCTTCCGGGAAGTCAAATGCCGAGGGGAATATACGAGTGTGTAAACTGCGGCCACAGGGAGGTTCTGGATTCCACGGAACCCGTGCTTGAGGGGGCCTGTCCCAAGTGCGGCGGCGACATGATACTGGTTGGCTATGCTGTAGGGGGGACAGAGGCCCCAGACATCCGTTCTGAAGAATTGGGCACCCCTGGCCCAGAAGAGAAGGAAATCCGTCCAGAAGTCCTAAGAGAGTTACCCCACGGTCTCCCTCCAGAGGTGGAGGCAAAGCTGAATGAGTTCTATTCCCTCAGGTTTCACGGCTTTGACGGACACGTTGCAGTCTTTGAGGTTCTTGACATCTACGAAAAAAACTTTGAGAAAGTCCTCAGGGAGCTTGGGAACCTCGGCTACTGGGCAGCCCTTAAGAAAAGGGACGGCAGAGTCGTGCTGTTCGTCTTTCCGGCGGGAAAGATACCCCCCGACAACCCCTGGCTGCCTTGGCTCTTCCTCGTGCTTACAATACTCTCGACGTTCTTCGCTGGCTACTACTTGGCGCTCAACTACATTGCCACCCTTGACCACTACGGCCTTCCGGGCCTTAGAAATCCCTACATAATCGCGCTATCCTTCTCGGTCAGCGTGATGGCCATCATAGGCACCCACGAGCTCGGCCACAAGATAGCGGCCACCTACCACGGCGTCAAGGCGACGATGCCCTACTTCATACCATTTCCCAACATCCTCGGGACGTTGGGTGCGGTAATCAGGGTAAAGTCCCCTCTGCCGACCAGAAACGCCGCCATAGACCTCGGAGTCAGCGGGCCGATAGCAGGCTTTGTAGTCGCCGTGCCAGTGACGGTGCTCGGCCTAAAGCTCTCCGTACTGGTACCTGCGAGCCTGGTGCCATCAACGGAGGGAGGTATCTACTTCGGAACCAACCTGCTCTTCGAGGCCCTCCAAAGGCTGGTACTTAACGTACAGGGCGACTACGTGATTTTCCTTCATCCCGTGGCCATAGCAGGCTGGGTTGGAATACTGGTGACGTTTCTCAACTTAATCCCGGTTGCCCAGCTCGACGGCGGCCACATCCTGAGGGCGTTCATCAGCGAAAAGGCCCACAAGATGATAACCTACGCCGTGGCCCTGCTCCTCGTTGGGATGAGCTATCTCTGGAGTGGTTGGCTGATATGGGCTATACTCATAATCTTCATAGGCTCCGCTGGAAACCCCGGGGCGCTCGACGAAGTTAGTCCTGTTTCAAAGGGCAGAATAGTTCTGGCTCTGGTTGCTCTGATAATATTCGTGATTACAGCAACTCCAAGGCCGCTCTGGACGGCTTAGCCTTTCAATTATTTTTCCTTTAGTATCTGCTGGATGTCGTAGTATATAGAGTCCCTCGATACTCCGAACATTCTGGCTAGCTCCGAGATGTTCAGCACTTTCGGGTTGTAGTTGAACTCCCTCAGAACACGCTCAAGGAGATGCCTCCTCTCTCCAGTGGTGAATTCGCTGAAGTTTTTCCTCCCAATGGGAACGTTGTAAACGGCAACAGCGACGCCGTAGGCCCTCCTCGTGACGGGAGTTACGTACGTGCCGACCTCGAAGTCCACAACCTCGGCGTTCTTCGGCAGCTTCGAGTTGAGAAGCTCTAGGGCTTTGTTGAGGGCATCGGCCCTGTTCTTACCTGTTGAATGTTCTGCAATGATGCCCTTTAACATGTCTTTCTCATCATCTATGAGCACCGTAACCCTGAGGTTCATAAAAGCTCCAAAGCTCAGGGAAATCTTTGCGGATGATATGAACCCATGGGTTGATTTGAGGGCCTTATTTGATAGTTCAACCACAGTACTTGTACAATCTTCAACATTGGCTGATTCATGTTGGAAATTAAGCAACCTCATGCCACCACCCCTGCTGATTGCCCAATATTGAAGGCCTCACCCTCAAATTTGGGTAGAAAGCTATATAAGGGTTTTTGAATTGAAAAATAGAATGAAGTAACTCTTCGGAGGTGTTGTGAAATGTTCAGACTCAAGAGGAGGAAGGGCCAGGGTGCCATCGAGTACCTCTTCATGATCGCGGCCGCCCTGGTTATAATCCTGATAGCTGTGAGGTACGTCAGCCAGAGCGGAAGCCAGGCCAGCCAGCAGGGAAACCTTGCGCAGCTCCAGAGCCAAGTTGAGACAATAAAAGCCCAACTTCAGGCCCAGAACAAGGATCTCACTTCAATAACCATACCTTACAATGCAACTACTGGTAAATATGATCCAAATGGTGGGTCCACAGCTACCTTTGATAACCTCTATAAGGATTGCATGAAAGAATCAAATACCATCTCTGCTCTTACTAGTGAGCAGTCATGCCAGATTATCATTGATTGGTGGAACAGCCAGTGATCTTTGTTCCTCTTGTTTTTCTTAATTTCTTGTTTTTAAGTTGGGGGGTTGACAATGAAGGCACAGTCTTCTCTCGAATACCTCTTCATGCTCGTCGCGATGTTTGTGCTCGTTCTTGGAACGCTTTTCGCCTATAATCAGGGTGTCCTTCCTCATACTATTCAAACCGGCGAGCAAGTCAGTTCTCTTTCCCTCCAGAACTCTGCCCAGTACATCATTGTCCAGTTCAATGCGACCGGGACTTGGGAAAACATCAAATCCAAGGCCGTTTCCATCTCGACCTCGAACGGCAAGACCACCTGCACAGTCCAGGGTACTTCTTACTCCGGCGATTACTCAGGTGTGATCAACTACGACACAAACGGAAGGAACCTGGGACAGATTTATGACGACTGCATGGATGGCAACGATGAGGCGTGCAAGGTCATAATATGTGCACTGGGAAGCTGATCCGTGCAAAACCTTATTAATTCTCCTCCCAAATTCCCGTAAGGTGGTGACAATGGCGTTCCTCTCATTCGGCTCCAAAAAGGGTAAAGTCCAGAAGATGTTGGAGGAGAGTCAGTTCGACCTACTGCTCGAGGATGCGGTAAAGAACAAAAAAATCAGAGAAGCCCTCTTCGAACTGCTTTCTTCAAACAATCCAGGTATTGTCGGAGATGCCCTCCTGACGATAACAAACCTCGTTGAGAGCAACCCTGATGTTGTCAAGGGGCATTTCAACGAGGACACCTTCAAAAAAATCCTGGGCCTTATAGAATCAAGAAACCCCTACGTCAGGGAGAACGCGATGACGCTAGCTTACGCTGTCGTTAAAACATACCTGGACCTTCTCAACAAATATCGGGCCTGGATAGTTGATGAGCTCGGTAAACAGCTCGAAACTGGAGACAAAAACCAGAAGGGATTCGCCCTCATGATCATAGGTGAACTTGGCCTGAGCGAGCTGTCGGACAAGGTCAGGGAATTCGTGGACGTCGAGGACAAGGTGATACTGCCCTTTGAGGGCAAGAAGTGGGTCAAGCTCGGAGATATAGCGAAGGAAGCTCTTGAAAAGCTTTGAGGTGGGAAAAATGCTGGAGCTTTTAATACTTCTTTTCCTCTTCATGGCGGTTGGATGGATTGTCATCAAGCTGACCCTGGCAATAATCAAGTGGCTGGCTCTGAACACGATAGCAGGTCTGCTGATAATCGGCCTCCTCAACTTCCTTGGCATAACTCACGTCCAGCTCAACCTCCTGAACCTTCTCATAGTGGCAATCGGCGGAATCCCTGGGGTTTTCATAGTCATCCTGCTCTCCCTTCTGTAGCTCCAAACCTTTATAAAGACCCTTTTCGTGCCTATTTCAGCGAGAGAAGTTAGGGGTGATGCTCATGTCTCACAAGTCTGCCGAGATGTATGAACTCAAGAAGAAGGTTGAGGAACTGAAGAGCTATCGAGGTCGTGCAACCGAGCTCGTAAGCCTCTACATTCCTGCCGGCTACGATATAAACAAGGTCATGCAGCAGCTTAGGGAGGAGTATGGAACCGCTCAGAACATCAAGAGCAAGTCAACTCGAAAGAACGTCCTCGGCGCACTCGAAAGGGCAATGCAGCACCTCAAGCTCTACAGGCAGACTCCCGAGAACGGTCTGGCCCTTTTCGTTGGAAACGTGAGCGAGCAGGAAGGTGTGAGCGACATAAAGCTCTGGGCGATAGTTCCACCCGAGCCGCTCAACGTCAGGCTCTATCGATGTGACCAGACCTTTGTCACCGAGCCCCTTGAGGAGATGCTCCGCGTTAAGGACGCCTACGGCCTTATAACCGTCGAGAAGAACGAGGCAACAATTGGTCTCCTCCGCGGGAAGAGGATCGAGGTCATAGACGAGCTTACTTCCAACGTCCCCGGAAAGACCCGCGCCGGTGGTCAGTCCGCGAGACGTTACGAGAGGATTCGCGAGCAGGAGACCCACGAGTTTATGAAGAGGATTGGGGAGCACGCCAACAAGGCCTTCTTGCCCCTCCTTGAGAAGGGCGAGCTTAAGGGCATAATCATCGGTGGCCCGGGTCCGACAAAGGAGGAGTTCGTTGAGGGGGACTACCTCCACCACGAGCTGAAAAAGAAGATAATCGGTGTTGTGGACATCAGCTATCACGGCGAATACGGCCTCAGGGAGCTTGTTGAGAAGGCCAGCGACATCCTCAAGGATCACGAGGCAGTTAAAGAGCGCCAGCTCATCCAGGAGTTCTTCAGGCACCTCGTAAAGGACACAGGCCTGATAGCCTACGGCGAGAAGGAGGTTAGGATGGCTCTTGAGCTCGGGGCAGTTGACAAGCTCCTCATCAGCGAGGGCTACGACAAGGTTCGCGTCAGGGCGAAGTGCAACAACTGCGGCTGGGAGGAGCTCAAGACCATGAGTGAGCAGGAGTTCCACGTTTACAAGAAGCAGTTGACCCACTGTCCCAAGTGCGGAAGCCAGAACATAACCTTTGAGAAGTGGGACGTGGCGGAAGAACTAATAAAAATGG encodes the following:
- a CDS encoding 30S ribosomal protein S3ae, with the translated sequence MARGNPRKRAAAAKDKWKMKEWYIVYAPEFFGSKEIGLTPADDPEKVIGRVIETTLKDLTGDFTKGHVKLYFQVYDVKGQNAYTKFKGHTLARSYIRSLVRRRTTRVDGIFNITTKDGYKLRVMGMVIAYRRIQTSQERAIRKIIQDIIYKKAEELNFADFVLQSVNGQIASEIAKEARKIYPIKRAEVRKIKVLAEPSA
- a CDS encoding LAGLIDADG family homing endonuclease → MKRINLNSSPALAYIVGVYFGDAPLLQKSNHRYGIRLKVIDKDFAEAFAKALGEIGLNPSVGFEREKTRSNRWYVEAYGKGLFTFLKGPKERLFDVARAYPREFLRGFFDSEGTVGYSSNSAKSNLFVSAANYDLDVLELCSELLDELDIHSKIYLRSPKGTPVKIRGKWYEYKQDLYEIRVYRRKSVLNYYLQVGFTIQRRQQKLAQALYELGLLNEQTQTSIYKNGLVAGGGFEPPTSGL
- a CDS encoding class III signal peptide-containing protein; the encoded protein is MFRLKRRKGQGAIEYLFMIAAALVIILIAVRYVSQSGSQASQQGNLAQLQSQVETIKAQLQAQNKDLTSITIPYNATTGKYDPNGGSTATFDNLYKDCMKESNTISALTSEQSCQIIIDWWNSQ
- a CDS encoding 30S ribosomal protein S15, which gives rise to MARIHARKRGKSGSKRPPRTAPPAWVEYTAEEVEALVVKLRKEGYSTAMIGTILRDQYGIPSVKLITGKKITKILEENGLAPEIPEDLMFLIRRAVNLRKHLEQHPKDKHSRRGLQLIESKIRRLVKYYRRTGKLPAKWRYDPEQAKLLVR
- a CDS encoding KEOPS complex subunit Pcc1; this translates as MEVKARVEIVWHYGDEAKARAIAEAIQVDNESMPEELKKSLNVQTRWVDGDVITKVKYSGEIDTLIKALDDIVFSVKIAEDSVEV
- a CDS encoding aconitase X catalytic domain-containing protein translates to MYLTKEEELILAGEYGYALQKAMEILVALGDIYGADRLIPIKSAQVAGVSYKNIGDAGIEFLRDFVEAGSKVSVYTTLNPAGIGDDEFMEKQMEVLELYRKMGIEVTSTCTPYYGANLPKFGDHVAWSESSAVSFANSILGARTNREGGPSSLAAAIVGKTPNYGLHLDENRKATVVVEVQAKVKSFADYSALGYHLGKTLGNDVPYFKNLKPEKTEFLKELGAAMAATGSIALYHVEGETPEYRDAIADKLETITVEDSDLKAVRESFQDDWSEIGMILVGCPHASLPEVKEIAELLRMRGKPLKIPLFITASRAVKALADALGYTETIERYNGKIIPDSCFVVSPIKGWYSGIATNSGKSAFYFRSFGFSVRLDDVENLIKEAP
- the prf1 gene encoding peptide chain release factor aRF-1 translates to MSHKSAEMYELKKKVEELKSYRGRATELVSLYIPAGYDINKVMQQLREEYGTAQNIKSKSTRKNVLGALERAMQHLKLYRQTPENGLALFVGNVSEQEGVSDIKLWAIVPPEPLNVRLYRCDQTFVTEPLEEMLRVKDAYGLITVEKNEATIGLLRGKRIEVIDELTSNVPGKTRAGGQSARRYERIREQETHEFMKRIGEHANKAFLPLLEKGELKGIIIGGPGPTKEEFVEGDYLHHELKKKIIGVVDISYHGEYGLRELVEKASDILKDHEAVKERQLIQEFFRHLVKDTGLIAYGEKEVRMALELGAVDKLLISEGYDKVRVRAKCNNCGWEELKTMSEQEFHVYKKQLTHCPKCGSQNITFEKWDVAEELIKMAEESGADVEIISLDTEEGQQFYKAFGGLGAILRYKIH
- a CDS encoding DUF126 domain-containing protein; its protein translation is MKLKGRRIVGGKAEGEVIVSRKPLSFLGGVDPETGIVTDAESDIRGQSIAGKILVFPRGKGSTVGSYVIYALKKNNRAPRAIIVEEAETIVATGAIIAGIPMVDDVDVSKLRPGMKVRVDADSGEVEILEDKE
- a CDS encoding single-stranded-DNA-specific exonuclease RecJ, with amino-acid sequence MDKEAFLERVREGAELIKMHIELGHTIRLISHRDADGITAGAILAKAVAREGGTFQLSIVKQVSEELIDQLAREKREIYVFSDLGSGSIELIEEKLNFATVVVADHHPPEKDSFSTDSHILINPVPFGANSVRDLSGSGVAYFVAREMNRKNRDMAYIAIVGAVGDMQEIDGTFHGLNIEIIEDGKELGILEVRKELRLFGRESRPLYQMLAYATNPEIPEITGDERKAIEWLRAKGFDPEMKYWQLREEEKRKLHEALLVHMIKHGAPKEAIDRLIGDVVISPLYPEGDVRHEAREFATLLNATGRLNAGTLGVAICLGDEEAYKVARKMLDDYKKEQIEARKFIIQNWNMAEEGEHAYVFYAGKNIRDTLVGIAANMAINAGLADPEKPVVVLADSEEDENLVKGSARTTEKALKKGYHLGEALREVAERLGGEGGGHAIAAGIRFPKSRIDEFIRLFNEALGRQVKKDGSEGEG
- a CDS encoding pro-sigmaK processing inhibitor BofA family protein; this encodes MLELLILLFLFMAVGWIVIKLTLAIIKWLALNTIAGLLIIGLLNFLGITHVQLNLLNLLIVAIGGIPGVFIVILLSLL
- a CDS encoding site-2 protease family protein, translated to MPRGIYECVNCGHREVLDSTEPVLEGACPKCGGDMILVGYAVGGTEAPDIRSEELGTPGPEEKEIRPEVLRELPHGLPPEVEAKLNEFYSLRFHGFDGHVAVFEVLDIYEKNFEKVLRELGNLGYWAALKKRDGRVVLFVFPAGKIPPDNPWLPWLFLVLTILSTFFAGYYLALNYIATLDHYGLPGLRNPYIIALSFSVSVMAIIGTHELGHKIAATYHGVKATMPYFIPFPNILGTLGAVIRVKSPLPTRNAAIDLGVSGPIAGFVVAVPVTVLGLKLSVLVPASLVPSTEGGIYFGTNLLFEALQRLVLNVQGDYVIFLHPVAIAGWVGILVTFLNLIPVAQLDGGHILRAFISEKAHKMITYAVALLLVGMSYLWSGWLIWAILIIFIGSAGNPGALDEVSPVSKGRIVLALVALIIFVITATPRPLWTA